In one window of Cytophagaceae bacterium ABcell3 DNA:
- a CDS encoding efflux RND transporter permease subunit — MLNILIKFFLENKLVTVLVLLAFIGLGIVTAPFNWDTGFLPRDPVAVDAIPDIGENQQIVFTEWMGRSPQDVEDQITYPLTTSLMGLPGVKSIRSTSMFGFSSIYLIFDDDVEYYWSRTRVLEKLNALSAGLLPSDVQPKLGPDATALGQIYWFTLEGRDENGNPAGGWDLHELRSIQDFYVKYGLSGAEGVSEVASIGGFVKEYQVDLDPSAMKAHNVSMMQVVDALRKSNEDVGANTVEINMVEYYVRGLGYVKNLDDIEREVVRVANDVPIRIRDIARVNIGPAPRGHGGFLDKGGAEAVGGVVVARYGENPMKVIENVKEKIAEISPGLPSKKLADGRTSKVTIVPFYDRSQLIQETLGTLYEAISLQVLITIIVIIIMVLHLRASLIISAILPLAVLMTFIMMRYFNVDANIVALSGIAIAIGTMVDLGIILSENILRHKEEAPAGQSTLTTVYNATTEVASAIVTAVSTTIISFVPVFTLQAAEGKLFSPLAYTKTFALVAALFITLFILPSLAHWLFSKRKGKRNYRLYFHCLLLALGVACVWVLPWAGLFLTALSFNMLMLDLPGKMGILKKNGGFRQFHKKHYKTITSLLVALVVSWLLAEQWMPLGVRHAQVFNFLFVLFVVGLVLGVFKYFIKIYPLLLHWALANKGKFLLLPAFIMLLGFNVWLGFSNIFGFVASGFDRLNMNIRTTGVWTTLAHAFPGMGKEFMPALDEGSFLLMPTSMPHSGVEANRVYLQALDMRVQSIPEVDMVVGKAGRVESALDPAPISMFENVILYKPEYKTDENGYRIRFAVNDEGEFLRDENNELIPDRRGQYYRQWRDHINSPDDIWSEITQVTSGIPGLTSAPKLQPIETRLVMLQTGMRAPMGIKVFGPDLKVIEDFSLRLEDILKEVPSVKSEAVFADRSLGKPYLEIELDRVAMGRYGLNIGDVQMYIEVALGGMPLTTTVEGRERYNIRARYPRELRDDPEAIGNVLIPTMNGPQIPLREIAEIVYRSGPMMIRGENTFLTGYVLLDKKAGFAEVSVVEEARNYIESKIAAGELEVPSGVSYQFSGSYENQVRAEKRLAFVIPVVLALIFLILYFQFRSATTSLMIFSAIALAFSGGFMMLWLYGQGWFMNIDVGGTNLRDLFQMRAFNLSVAVWVGFIALFGIATDDGVVIGTYLNQSFERNAPSNIKEVRNAVLEAGLKRVRPCLMTTATTLLALLPVLTSSGRGADIMIPMAIPAFGGMAVALVTLFLVPVLFALREERKFKNDKSVKL; from the coding sequence ATGCTTAATATTCTTATCAAGTTTTTTCTGGAGAATAAATTGGTGACGGTTTTGGTGCTTCTTGCCTTTATTGGCTTGGGCATTGTTACCGCTCCGTTTAATTGGGATACAGGCTTTCTCCCCCGTGATCCGGTGGCCGTTGATGCTATTCCCGATATCGGTGAAAACCAGCAGATCGTCTTTACTGAATGGATGGGGCGTAGTCCGCAGGATGTGGAAGATCAGATAACCTATCCGCTTACAACTTCCTTAATGGGATTGCCGGGGGTGAAAAGTATTCGAAGTACCTCCATGTTCGGCTTTTCAAGTATTTACCTCATTTTTGATGATGATGTGGAGTATTATTGGAGCCGTACAAGGGTTTTGGAGAAATTAAACGCGCTTTCTGCCGGGCTACTGCCTTCTGATGTCCAGCCAAAACTTGGGCCTGATGCCACGGCTTTGGGGCAGATTTACTGGTTTACTTTGGAAGGGAGGGATGAAAACGGAAATCCTGCCGGAGGCTGGGATCTGCATGAGCTGCGGTCAATTCAGGACTTCTATGTGAAGTATGGACTGTCCGGTGCAGAGGGGGTTTCGGAAGTGGCCTCTATAGGTGGCTTTGTTAAAGAGTATCAGGTAGACCTGGATCCTTCTGCCATGAAGGCGCATAATGTCTCTATGATGCAGGTGGTAGATGCTTTACGCAAAAGCAATGAGGATGTGGGGGCAAATACGGTTGAGATCAACATGGTAGAGTATTACGTTCGTGGCCTTGGGTATGTTAAAAATCTGGACGATATCGAACGGGAGGTGGTACGGGTGGCCAATGATGTTCCAATCCGGATCCGTGATATTGCCCGCGTGAATATCGGACCTGCACCCAGGGGGCATGGAGGTTTCCTGGATAAAGGTGGTGCGGAGGCGGTAGGGGGTGTGGTAGTCGCACGCTATGGCGAGAACCCTATGAAGGTCATAGAAAATGTAAAAGAGAAAATAGCAGAAATATCCCCGGGGCTGCCATCTAAAAAACTGGCAGATGGCAGGACTTCCAAAGTGACTATTGTTCCTTTTTATGACCGTTCGCAGCTGATACAGGAGACCTTGGGTACCTTGTATGAGGCCATCAGCTTGCAGGTGCTGATTACCATAATTGTGATTATTATTATGGTTTTGCACCTGAGGGCTTCATTGATCATTTCGGCCATTCTTCCCCTGGCGGTGCTGATGACCTTTATTATGATGCGCTACTTCAATGTCGACGCCAATATAGTCGCATTGTCTGGTATAGCCATTGCCATCGGTACCATGGTGGACCTGGGCATAATTCTCAGTGAGAACATTCTCAGGCATAAAGAAGAAGCTCCGGCAGGCCAGTCCACTCTGACCACCGTTTATAATGCCACAACTGAGGTTGCTTCGGCCATCGTTACGGCAGTTTCTACCACCATTATCAGTTTTGTGCCGGTATTTACCCTTCAGGCCGCCGAAGGCAAATTATTTTCTCCTCTGGCATATACCAAGACTTTTGCACTGGTAGCTGCTTTGTTTATTACTCTTTTCATTCTTCCTTCTTTGGCGCACTGGTTGTTTTCAAAGAGAAAAGGAAAAAGGAATTACCGTTTATATTTTCATTGCCTATTGCTGGCGCTTGGTGTAGCATGTGTTTGGGTTTTGCCATGGGCTGGGCTTTTTCTAACAGCTTTAAGTTTCAATATGTTGATGCTTGACCTTCCGGGAAAAATGGGCATTTTAAAGAAGAATGGTGGATTCAGGCAATTTCATAAAAAGCATTATAAAACCATAACCAGTCTTCTTGTGGCCTTGGTTGTTAGCTGGCTTCTTGCGGAACAGTGGATGCCTTTAGGGGTGCGACATGCACAGGTTTTTAACTTCCTGTTTGTGTTGTTTGTCGTGGGGCTGGTACTTGGGGTTTTTAAGTATTTTATCAAAATCTATCCACTATTGCTTCATTGGGCGCTGGCAAACAAAGGTAAATTCCTGCTTTTGCCTGCCTTTATTATGCTGTTGGGCTTTAATGTCTGGCTTGGATTTTCTAATATCTTTGGTTTTGTGGCCAGCGGTTTTGACAGGCTGAACATGAATATCAGGACTACAGGTGTGTGGACTACACTGGCGCATGCCTTTCCGGGCATGGGCAAGGAATTTATGCCGGCCCTTGATGAAGGTTCTTTCCTGCTTATGCCTACTTCTATGCCACATTCTGGTGTGGAGGCTAACCGTGTTTATTTGCAGGCTTTGGATATGCGGGTACAGTCTATTCCTGAAGTGGATATGGTAGTGGGTAAAGCCGGTAGGGTAGAAAGTGCCCTGGACCCTGCACCTATAAGCATGTTTGAGAACGTGATTTTGTACAAGCCTGAATACAAAACCGATGAAAATGGTTATCGAATCCGTTTTGCTGTAAACGATGAAGGGGAGTTCCTGCGTGATGAAAACAATGAACTAATTCCTGATCGCAGAGGTCAGTATTACCGTCAGTGGCGTGACCATATCAACTCGCCGGACGATATCTGGAGCGAGATAACCCAAGTAACTTCTGGTATTCCCGGTTTGACTTCAGCGCCGAAGTTGCAACCTATTGAAACCCGCCTGGTTATGTTACAGACCGGCATGCGTGCGCCTATGGGTATCAAGGTTTTCGGTCCCGACTTAAAAGTAATAGAAGATTTCAGCTTGCGCCTGGAGGACATTCTCAAAGAGGTGCCTTCTGTAAAATCGGAAGCTGTGTTTGCGGATCGGAGTCTTGGGAAGCCTTATCTGGAGATAGAACTCGACCGGGTGGCCATGGGCAGGTATGGGCTGAATATTGGCGATGTGCAGATGTATATAGAAGTTGCCCTTGGGGGTATGCCTTTGACTACTACCGTGGAAGGGCGGGAGCGCTATAATATCCGTGCCAGGTATCCCAGAGAGCTGCGCGATGACCCGGAGGCTATTGGCAATGTGCTTATTCCTACCATGAATGGCCCCCAGATCCCCCTTCGGGAAATAGCAGAAATTGTATACCGCTCAGGGCCTATGATGATAAGGGGCGAAAATACCTTTCTTACCGGTTATGTACTACTGGACAAAAAAGCGGGTTTTGCGGAAGTGTCTGTAGTGGAAGAGGCCAGAAATTATATTGAAAGCAAGATTGCAGCCGGGGAACTGGAAGTGCCTTCAGGGGTAAGCTACCAGTTTTCAGGAAGCTATGAAAATCAGGTTCGGGCAGAAAAGCGACTGGCCTTTGTTATACCAGTGGTGTTGGCCCTGATTTTTCTCATCCTTTATTTTCAATTCCGATCGGCGACTACTTCCCTAATGATTTTCTCTGCCATTGCTCTGGCTTTTTCAGGTGGGTTTATGATGCTGTGGCTCTACGGGCAGGGTTGGTTTATGAACATTGATGTTGGTGGGACAAACCTGAGAGACCTGTTCCAGATGCGCGCATTTAACTTAAGTGTGGCTGTATGGGTGGGTTTTATTGCTTTGTTTGGTATTGCTACAGACGATGGTGTAGTTATTGGAACCTATCTGAACCAAAGTTTTGAAAGAAACGCTCCTTCAAATATTAAAGAAGTAAGAAATGCGGTGCTGGAGGCCGGCCTTAAAAGGGTACGGCCTTGCCTGATGACTACTGCTACTACTTTGCTCGCTTTATTGCCTGTGCTTACCTCTTCCGGTAGGGGGGCGGATATCATGATTCCTATGGCTATTCCTGCTTTTGGTGGTATGGCCGTAGCATTGGTTACCCTATTCCTGGTGCCGGTATTGTTTGCTTTGCGGGAAGAGCGGAAGTTTAAGAACGATAAATCTGTGAAGTTATGA
- a CDS encoding DUF3347 domain-containing protein, with protein sequence MKTVKRSIIFVFTLVLSSFFLHAEVLLPSESVSKLLQQYYSLKDALIKSDATLSAKEAEKMLHLTEKISASKVPDKELVEKLKVSLKKISEASDLDIQRKEFKPLSENMHAFIAFSGYKHKKVYVQHCPMALGNQGGVWLSNEKEIRNPYFGDKMLKCGVVQEEL encoded by the coding sequence ATGAAAACTGTCAAAAGGTCGATAATATTTGTGTTCACTTTAGTGCTTTCTTCTTTCTTTTTACATGCCGAAGTATTGCTGCCTTCAGAATCGGTAAGCAAGTTGCTGCAGCAGTATTATTCACTAAAAGACGCATTGATTAAGTCGGATGCTACACTTTCAGCTAAGGAGGCGGAAAAAATGCTGCATTTGACAGAGAAAATATCTGCTTCAAAAGTACCAGATAAGGAGCTGGTTGAAAAGCTTAAGGTAAGCCTTAAGAAAATATCAGAAGCATCTGATTTGGACATCCAACGAAAAGAGTTTAAACCTCTGTCTGAAAATATGCATGCATTTATTGCATTTTCAGGCTATAAGCATAAAAAGGTCTATGTACAGCATTGTCCAATGGCCTTGGGAAATCAGGGCGGAGTCTGGCTTTCTAATGAAAAGGAAATCAGAAACCCTTACTTTGGCGATAAAATGCTGAAGTGTGGTGTGGTACAGGAAGAGTTGTAA
- a CDS encoding YoaK family protein: protein MYRKIGKYRTFNDNIRLASYLSTTAGIVNVASIMAFYVLTTNVTGHMAILSEEIAKNHWHQVFILAVWLFMFIFGSFVSTFFSLVIGKKNPKPYNYATILFEAILLFGIGIYGMYFYQERLIEAEWLSAILLFSMGLQNALVTHISNAVVRTTHLTGLFTDLGIELAALFNADTDKKVLQKKLKLRFTILFFYFIGGVLGGYAFLHYGFKVFYLAAGILLFSLGYDNLKYIVLKIKRKLLKKALGAKRYEKVRESFAFSGSDADRNILNSK, encoded by the coding sequence ATGTATAGAAAAATAGGAAAATACAGAACATTTAACGATAACATCCGATTGGCTTCTTACCTGTCTACCACGGCAGGTATTGTCAATGTAGCCAGTATTATGGCATTTTATGTGTTGACAACCAATGTAACAGGCCATATGGCTATATTGTCAGAGGAAATAGCTAAAAATCATTGGCATCAAGTATTTATTCTCGCCGTATGGTTGTTTATGTTTATTTTTGGATCTTTTGTTTCTACCTTTTTTTCCCTTGTAATTGGAAAGAAAAACCCAAAGCCATATAATTATGCTACTATCTTATTTGAAGCAATACTATTGTTCGGAATAGGTATTTATGGCATGTATTTTTATCAGGAACGCTTGATTGAGGCCGAATGGCTTTCAGCTATACTGCTTTTTTCCATGGGTTTGCAAAATGCTTTGGTGACACACATATCTAATGCCGTAGTGCGTACAACTCACTTAACAGGACTTTTTACTGATCTAGGAATTGAACTGGCCGCATTGTTCAATGCAGATACAGATAAAAAGGTGCTTCAAAAAAAATTAAAGCTTAGGTTTACCATTCTTTTCTTTTACTTCATCGGGGGCGTCCTAGGGGGGTATGCATTTCTGCATTATGGTTTTAAAGTGTTCTATTTAGCAGCAGGCATTTTATTGTTCTCACTAGGTTATGACAACCTCAAGTACATTGTCTTAAAAATCAAACGTAAACTTTTGAAAAAGGCATTAGGGGCTAAAAGGTACGAAAAGGTCAGGGAATCTTTTGCTTTTAGTGGTTCAGACGCTGACAGAAACATTTTGAATAGTAAATAA
- a CDS encoding arginase family protein, producing MASGIYPLPLSLRKHMYPPVHLQQNIQSFIDRINTGITFLGSGNYHYLSYFLIKKIKEPFSLILIDHHSDAITSDFLHCGNWVAKALESNPLLISVLMIGVHDRYPNLLKSQSFSDKIIYIPTSELNCSLLPKLNALTPTLPLYISIDKDALKDESAKTDWDHGCMTLAQLSDILHTLRKHTIVGVDICGELPVPKNKEACQLNQTANLVILEALQAKNNVVPLHPTNTDDDGFFPEKSA from the coding sequence ATGGCTTCTGGGATATATCCTCTGCCATTGTCATTGAGGAAACACATGTATCCCCCTGTACACCTTCAGCAAAATATTCAATCGTTTATTGATAGAATCAACACAGGCATCACCTTTTTAGGAAGTGGCAACTATCATTATCTATCATACTTTCTGATAAAGAAAATCAAAGAACCTTTTTCACTTATACTTATTGACCACCATTCTGACGCTATAACTTCAGATTTTTTGCATTGTGGAAACTGGGTTGCCAAAGCTTTGGAAAGTAACCCTCTTTTGATTTCTGTTTTAATGATCGGAGTACACGACCGATATCCAAACTTATTAAAAAGCCAATCTTTTTCAGACAAAATCATATACATACCCACCTCAGAATTAAACTGTTCACTGTTACCTAAATTAAATGCACTTACACCAACCTTGCCTCTTTATATAAGCATAGACAAAGATGCCTTAAAGGATGAATCTGCAAAAACAGATTGGGACCATGGTTGTATGACATTAGCACAGTTAAGTGACATTCTACATACTTTAAGAAAGCACACCATTGTAGGCGTAGATATTTGCGGGGAACTTCCTGTGCCTAAAAACAAAGAAGCCTGCCAATTGAACCAAACAGCTAATTTAGTCATCCTTGAGGCACTACAAGCGAAAAATAATGTTGTTCCCCTCCACCCTACTAACACTGACGATGATGGATTTTTCCCCGAAAAAAGTGCCTAA
- a CDS encoding DUF3606 domain-containing protein → MENNNNMEKVRQNKNLKGPEARKHVNLFDAQEVKYYATKFGVTQEDIEEAIYMVGDKIENIKTFLNKK, encoded by the coding sequence ATGGAGAACAATAATAATATGGAAAAGGTCAGGCAGAACAAAAACTTAAAAGGGCCAGAAGCCAGAAAGCATGTAAACCTGTTTGACGCTCAAGAGGTAAAATATTATGCCACTAAATTTGGCGTAACTCAAGAAGATATTGAAGAGGCCATTTATATGGTTGGCGATAAAATTGAAAACATAAAAACTTTCTTAAATAAAAAGTAA
- a CDS encoding DUF72 domain-containing protein: MKFGKVDNPEEVDFSLPKDHPRTYDILQKSRGGSAFEVYVGCAKWNRTDLKNFYPRGTKDELGYYSTQFNSIELNATFYNAPSSAQVETWKNKTPEGFKFFPKLTNSISHYKRLIDVRQPTEAFCDAVSKFEEKLGMVFLQMHDNFKPKDFDRVEKFVREFPKGIPLALEVRNQEWFSNQDIAEQFYQLLEDNHITNIIVDTAGRRDMLHMRLTSPTAFIRYVGANHASDYTRLDEWLERIKVWRDHGLKELFFFVHQNVEKESPLLSAYFIEKLNQAFDLDLKIPETLNK, encoded by the coding sequence ATGAAATTTGGTAAGGTAGATAATCCTGAAGAAGTAGATTTTTCGCTTCCTAAAGATCACCCACGAACATATGATATCTTGCAGAAAAGTAGGGGAGGTTCCGCATTTGAAGTGTATGTGGGATGTGCAAAGTGGAACAGGACTGATTTGAAAAATTTCTATCCAAGAGGTACAAAAGATGAACTGGGTTATTACTCTACACAGTTTAACAGTATTGAGCTAAATGCTACTTTTTATAATGCCCCTTCTAGCGCACAAGTTGAAACCTGGAAGAATAAGACGCCAGAAGGGTTTAAGTTCTTTCCCAAATTGACTAATTCAATAAGCCACTATAAACGCCTTATTGATGTCCGACAGCCAACAGAAGCTTTTTGCGATGCGGTAAGTAAGTTTGAGGAAAAACTGGGTATGGTCTTTCTGCAAATGCACGACAATTTTAAACCTAAAGACTTTGACAGGGTCGAAAAGTTTGTTCGGGAATTTCCCAAAGGAATTCCTTTGGCGCTGGAAGTTCGTAATCAAGAGTGGTTTAGCAATCAGGATATTGCGGAGCAGTTTTACCAGCTACTTGAAGACAATCACATTACAAACATTATTGTGGACACAGCTGGGAGAAGGGATATGTTGCATATGCGTTTGACATCACCTACGGCCTTTATAAGATACGTAGGAGCGAACCATGCAAGTGATTATACCCGTCTGGATGAGTGGCTGGAGCGGATTAAGGTTTGGAGAGATCATGGTTTAAAAGAACTATTCTTTTTTGTTCATCAGAATGTGGAGAAGGAGTCCCCACTTTTATCTGCTTATTTTATTGAAAAACTGAACCAAGCCTTTGACCTGGATTTGAAGATTCCTGAAACATTAAATAAGTGA
- a CDS encoding porin — protein MNKCFYLLMLLALVSFAAEAQQTPSAPMTSFKRGMEVVAPDSIFSINFRFRMQNRAVYNSVSGSDLSASELEARVRRLRLRFEGFMYHPKLTYLIQLSFSRGDMDWSVRHNSPINESPNVVRDAVVFYRPNRNLILIFGQTKLPGNRQRVISSGDQQFIDRSIVNVLYNIDRDFGFQFHYLNNIGRFHYILKGALTGGDGRNVNFTNPGLSYTGRLELLPLGNFTNMGDLFEGDLAREESPKIALAGGYNFNERARRTGGQIGLDLFEERDIHTYIFDALLKYRGFAFYTEFMHRNVNDPVTYNPEGQARHIITGNGKLFQMSYLFKNDFEVAGRFASADPGEDVSLFAFAEDVYTAGVTRYIRNHRLKVQANVSFHNQTGALAEHMRNFWSAGVQMELGI, from the coding sequence ATGAATAAGTGCTTTTATCTTTTGATGTTACTGGCTTTGGTCTCTTTTGCGGCAGAAGCTCAGCAGACTCCTTCTGCTCCAATGACTTCATTTAAACGAGGTATGGAGGTGGTAGCGCCAGATAGCATATTTTCAATCAATTTCAGATTCCGGATGCAAAACCGGGCTGTGTATAACAGTGTTTCAGGAAGCGATTTGTCGGCATCAGAGCTTGAGGCAAGGGTGAGAAGGTTACGTCTCCGCTTTGAAGGTTTTATGTATCACCCCAAGCTGACCTACTTAATACAATTATCTTTTTCCCGTGGCGATATGGATTGGTCTGTGCGCCATAACTCACCTATCAATGAAAGCCCTAATGTGGTGAGGGATGCGGTTGTGTTTTATAGGCCTAACAGAAATTTAATACTTATTTTTGGGCAAACCAAACTTCCTGGAAATAGACAAAGGGTTATATCTTCTGGTGACCAGCAATTTATAGATCGGTCTATTGTAAATGTGCTATATAATATTGATCGTGATTTTGGCTTTCAGTTTCATTACCTAAATAATATAGGGAGGTTTCATTATATTTTAAAAGGAGCTTTAACAGGAGGCGATGGTAGAAATGTAAACTTTACCAACCCAGGACTTTCCTATACGGGGCGGTTAGAACTCTTGCCGTTAGGGAATTTTACCAATATGGGTGATTTGTTTGAAGGAGACTTAGCAAGGGAGGAAAGCCCAAAAATTGCTTTGGCTGGAGGGTACAATTTTAATGAAAGGGCTCGTAGGACTGGTGGGCAAATTGGTTTGGACCTTTTTGAAGAGCGGGATATTCATACTTATATTTTTGATGCTTTGCTTAAGTACAGAGGCTTTGCTTTTTATACCGAGTTTATGCACAGAAATGTCAACGATCCTGTAACGTATAATCCTGAAGGACAAGCCCGACATATTATTACGGGAAATGGCAAGCTTTTTCAAATGAGTTATCTTTTTAAAAATGACTTTGAAGTGGCTGGACGTTTTGCCAGTGCTGACCCTGGAGAAGATGTGTCGTTATTCGCTTTTGCGGAAGATGTTTATACTGCAGGCGTGACCAGGTATATAAGAAATCATAGGCTAAAAGTTCAGGCAAATGTCTCCTTTCACAATCAAACAGGGGCTTTGGCAGAGCATATGAGGAACTTCTGGAGCGCTGGGGTGCAGATGGAGTTAGGAATATGA
- a CDS encoding bile acid:sodium symporter family protein, producing the protein MKSLTEKFKNTSSLAARFGVDWFLLALIAMIVAARFWPGPGIQEGTFSLSQIARYGVSGIFFLYGLKLSPEKLRAGLSSWKVHIVVQLSTFLLFPLIILPSYPLYQGTEHELLWLGIFYLAALPSTVSSSVVMVSIAGGNIPAAIFNASISSLAGIIITPLWMGVFLTANPEAFDFLNVFGSLLIQVLVPVILGLILNRYWGAFAERQKTKLKFFDQFVILLIIYTSFSDSFAQDMFSGISKSDLLLLGGAMLALFFLVYGIMHFISKLLKFSQADQSTTIFCGSKKSLVHGTVMSKVLFPDPTIIGVVLLPTMVYHAMQLLITSIVARKIARKKTLQA; encoded by the coding sequence TTGAAAAGTTTAACCGAAAAATTTAAGAACACTTCATCTTTGGCTGCAAGGTTTGGCGTGGACTGGTTTCTACTGGCACTCATAGCAATGATAGTGGCTGCGAGATTTTGGCCTGGACCAGGAATTCAGGAAGGCACTTTTTCACTGAGCCAAATTGCCAGATATGGTGTTTCGGGAATCTTCTTTTTATATGGATTAAAGCTAAGTCCCGAGAAGCTTAGGGCTGGGCTTAGTAGCTGGAAAGTGCACATTGTAGTCCAGTTGAGTACATTTTTATTGTTCCCATTAATTATCCTACCCTCCTATCCATTGTATCAAGGAACGGAGCATGAACTCCTATGGCTCGGCATTTTTTATTTGGCAGCACTTCCCTCCACCGTTTCATCTTCTGTAGTAATGGTTTCCATTGCTGGAGGCAATATTCCGGCAGCTATTTTTAATGCCAGCATATCAAGTTTGGCAGGAATCATCATTACCCCACTTTGGATGGGTGTTTTTCTGACAGCAAACCCTGAAGCTTTTGATTTCTTAAATGTATTTGGCAGCTTACTTATCCAGGTTTTGGTTCCTGTTATTTTGGGTTTAATACTCAATAGGTACTGGGGCGCCTTTGCCGAGCGGCAAAAAACAAAGCTTAAATTTTTTGATCAATTTGTCATCCTACTCATCATTTACACCTCTTTCAGCGACTCTTTTGCCCAAGATATGTTTTCTGGGATAAGCAAATCGGACTTACTTTTGTTAGGAGGTGCTATGTTAGCCCTCTTTTTCCTTGTTTATGGGATTATGCATTTTATTAGTAAACTACTAAAGTTTAGCCAAGCTGATCAATCTACCACCATTTTTTGCGGATCAAAAAAATCTCTTGTACATGGCACGGTCATGTCAAAAGTGCTTTTTCCTGACCCCACCATTATTGGAGTAGTACTCCTACCCACCATGGTTTACCATGCCATGCAGTTACTGATCACAAGTATAGTGGCCAGAAAAATAGCTAGAAAAAAAACCTTACAAGCATAA